A region from the Brassica napus cultivar Da-Ae chromosome C8, Da-Ae, whole genome shotgun sequence genome encodes:
- the BNAC08G10520D gene encoding S-protein homolog 2, whose product MDIPKRYPSLFILIVFIATDLSHADTRNNIPVANGPSLLSTNDVFNPFGKITVEIINDIGGTVSLPFHCKSKNDDFGDRSLQPGGSWSFSFKRQFFGRTLFFCSFAFPNGSYYFDIFRDHRDTAGDDWCQNCVWKIRPTGPCRFNGGTKQFDICFPWNKNKTLY is encoded by the coding sequence ATGGATATTCCAAAACGTTACCCATCACTATTCATATTGATTGTCTTCATAGCTACAGATCTATCTCATGCCGACACAAGAAACAACATTCCTGTTGCTAACGGTCCATCATTACTATCAACAAACGATGTGTTTAATCCTTTCGGAAAAATTACTGTAGAAATCATCAACGATATTGGTGGTACAGTATCATTGCCTTTTCATTGTAAATCGAAGAACGATGATTTTGGTGACCGTAGTTTGCAACCTGGCGGGTCATGGTCTTTTAGTTTCAAGCGTCAGTTCTTCGGAAGGACATTGTTTTTCTGTTCTTTTGCGTTTCCCAATGGAAGCTATTATTTCGACATATTTAGAGACCACCGAGATACTGCTGGCGATGACTGGTGCCAAAATTGCGTGTGGAAGATAAGACCAACCGGACCTTGTAGGTTTAACGGTGGAACTAAGCAGTTCGATATTTGTTTTCCATGGAATAAAAATAAGACATTGTATTGA